The Blautia pseudococcoides genome segment TGCAGCAGCCAGTATCCGGCTTCCCTATCCTGAAGATAAAGGAGGGGTATTTTAATGTTACGAATAATCATTGCAGATGATGAGAGGATCATACGGGAGACGATCAGCCGCCTCATAGACTGGGAAAGCCTAGGCATACAGATTGTCGGCCTCTGTAAAAATGGCCTTGAGGCTTACGATGCCATTATTGACGAGTATCCGGATATTGTACTCACGGATATCAAGATGCCGGGACTCTCCGGCCTTGACTTGATTGAAAAACTCACTCAGACCCATGAGAGAATCCAGTTTATCCTCCTGTCAGGGTATGGGGAATTTGAATACGCAAAGAAGGCCATGCGGTACGGGATCAAGCATTACCTGCTGAAACCCTGCAACGAGCAGCAGATCATTGATGCTGTGGAGGACGTGAAACATGAGCTATTAAAGGATCCTCTGGAAAGTATACCAAAAAGCTTTGAGAAAACCCTTTTCCACAGTCTGATGGCAGAAGGGATTTTTTGCGGCGGACAAATCCCCGAACTTTCAGATTCCTATGTAAATTATCTTGATTTCCAGAACACCCCTTACAGCATCCATTACCTGTATTTTCTGGAAGAAAAGAATCTTCTGGAATGTACATACCTCATTGACGAATATATGGCGGTAAAGTGCATCGGGATGCTGTACCATATCCTCTATGTTAAAAACACTCTCCTCATACTCATAAAAGGATGGGAGGAAAATAAACCGTCTCTGTTTGAATTTATAGATGGTCTGCATTTTGACAGCCAGACAGTGCAGACCACGCATCGTCAAGACCAATATCCCAATCTGGAATCCCTGTTTTGTATACTGATACAAAAGCTTCGCCGGTATGACAGGATATACTATATAGATGGCTGCAAAAAAATCCCTATTTACAACTACTCCTGCTGCCTGGAAAATCTATCGGACGTCTGCAGCAGGTACTGGGAGAAAGGAATGGACAGCACTGCACTTAAATCCGCATTGGAAGAGCTCTTTTCTTCTATCCAGGAACGGGATTTCCTGGTATATCTCCTGACTAAAATACTTATCCGGCAGGGACAGTACCTGTCAGGGCAGGTATCACTTATTGTCACAGAATTACTGCTGCATGTAAATGAGGCGAAGACTGTGCCCGAGATCACAGCTCTCTTCTTTAGGAACTTTGACACGTTTTTCCCCGCTGCCTCCGTCTCTGCGTACAAGCCCTTTATAGAAAAATTACTGGCCTACACAGAAGAACATCTCTCAGACCCCAATCTTTCCCTGAAATGGCTGTCTGAGAATTATCTTTACATGAATGTCGATTATGTGAGCAAACAATTCTCCCGCCAGACCGGGGAGAAGTTTTCTAATTATTTGAATAAACTCCGCATCAACCGGGCCAAATCCCTGCTCATAGACTGCGACACAGAGAAAATTTACACGATTGCCGAACAGGTGGGGTGCGGAAATAATCCCCAGTATTTCAGCCAGCTTTTCAAGAAATATGCAAAGATGACACCTACGGAGTACATGAAGAAAATGGCAGGAAAATAGAATCGGCCAGCAATCTGCTCCTGATCTTAGATTTTGGGTAACACTGTGATGATTTAACTAGAAAGACCGCAGATTTGATTTCTGCGGCCTCATTTTTTCTGTTTATTTTACTTCGATCACATGGAGCATATTGGTAACATTCTGCTCATCTTTGCGGCTGTTGGTAGCCGGGTCGCCTGCGGTGAAGACGGCAAGCTGGCCTTTTTTTACGAGACGTTTACGTTTTACAGTCTCCATAGCACTTGTCAGGATGTTTTCCGTGGTGTCTTTTGTATTGCCTTTCAGCGGTTTTACGCCCCAGTAGAGCTGCATTTTATGCTGTACAAACTCGTTTGGAGTGATGGCGTAAATCGGCATGGTGGGACGGAAACTGGATACCAGCCTTGCTGTCTTACCGGACATGGTTGGTGTGATGATACAGTCAGCGTCAATATTTCTGGCCGTGCGGACTGACGCAATGCCGATGGCACTGGAAACCAAAGTCTGTTTGTACATAGTCCTGTGCTGAATGTATTTGTCATAATCCACGTGTTTCTCTGTATCCTCTGCGATCTCATCCATCATGGTCAGAGCTTCCACCGGATATTTTCCGGCTGCGGTCTCCCCGGAGAGCATGACGGCGTCGGTTCCGTCATAGATGGCATTTGCCACGTCAGCAACCTCCGCACGTGTCGGACGCGGGTTCCGGATCATGGAATCCAGCATCTGGGTGGCTGTGATGACCGGTTTGTAATTTTCGTTGCACTTCTTAATGATCAACTTCTGGATATACGGAACTTCCTGTGCCGGAATCTCCACACCCAAATCTCCTCTGGCTACCATAATGCCGTCGGCTGCCGCAATGATCTCGTCAATATTCTCAACACCCTCTGCATTCTCGATCTTGGCGATGATGGAGATCTGCTCTGCATGGTGTTCATGGAGGATTTTACGGATTTCCTTGATACCTGCCGCATTTCTGATGAAGGAAGCGGCAATGAAGTCTATATCCTGCTGAATGCCGAAGATAACGTCTTGTTTGTCTTTCTCTGTGATGGCTGGAAGTTTTACTCGTACGTTTGGCACATTGACGCCTTTTTTCTCACCCAGCTCACCGCCGTTTGCAACGGTACAGACAATATGATCTCTTTTAACCACCTTGACATCCAGCTCAATAAGACCGTCGTCAATGAGGATCTTGTTGCCCGGTTTGACTTCTCTTGCCAGGCCGGGATAGGTGATGGAACATCCCTTTTCATTGCCCACCATTTCTTCCATATAGAGAGTAAAATCTGCGCCCTCTGTCAGAGTTACCTTCTTTCCATCCTCCAGAACTCCGGTACGAATTTCCGGGCCTTTGGTGTCAAGGAGTATGGCTACCGGCTTATCCAGCTCCTCTCTGACATTTTTCAGCAGGTTCATACGGTTACGCTGCTCCTCGTAATCCCCGTGTGAAAAATTGAAGCGGGCCACATCCATGCCGTGTCTGACCAGCGCTTTCATTGTGGCTTTTTTGTCCGTATTCGGACCCATGGTACATACAATCTTCGTCTTGCGCATAAATTCCTCCTAATGATATCGTCACTTTATATGTTCATGAGTAAAAAGATGATCCTGGCAGTATTCATAGTTGCCGTTGCATTTGGAACAGAAACGGAATTCCAGGTTATCCCCGTCCTTTTCTGTCCTGCCGCACACAGCGCATTTATGCTTTGTCACACCCGGTGCCATTTTGGGGTGGACTGCTTTTTGAAACTGCTGCCGTCTGTGCACCTCTTTCGGATTGATATGGTTGTAATTCCTGGTGGCAAAAAAGAAAACAATGAAGTTCAGCAGGGATGCAATGATCATCATTCTGATTGACCAGATTGGTGTCTTTATAAAGTTATAAACCAGGTATGCCACATCCAGATATGCCAACCACTTGATCTTCACCGGAATGATAAAGTACAGAAGAAGCTGCATATCCGGATAACTGGCTGCAAAAGCCAGGAAAATTGACAGGTTAATATAATATGTGGAGATAGCAGCCATCCCGTACAGGGAATTCACTGGCCCCTGTATGAAATAAAGCAGAAAAGCACCGATGATCGTGCTTAAAATACCTCCCAGAATATAGACATTATATCTGAAATCTCCCCATGTCTTCTCAAGGGAAGTTCCCAGGGAATAATACAATGCAAGCATGATGATGGTAAATAAATTAAGCCCGGATGGAGGAATCAAGAGCCAGCTCACAAGTCTCCATATCTGTCCGTGCAGAATGTGGGCGGGACTCAGCATTAGATAAGCGCTGATCGGAATTCCTGTAACGTCACCAAGAAAATAAAGTACATATCCGATCACATATAGCAGGATGATGTACTTTGTCAGATTTCTAATGGTAAAACGCCCAAATTTCCTTTCCATTTTGTTCAAAAAATTCATAAATTCTCCTCGTTTCTGATATCAATATTCCCCCCTCAGGGAAACTTTCCTGTTTTAGAAAAGATTTTTCTTGGAGAAGATCAATGCAACCAGTAAGCTTAACACCAGAGACAGCACGATCACGATCACAAACCCATAAGGGCTTCCCGCAAAAGGCATTCCCGAAGTATTCACGTTCATGCCGTAGGCACTGAATATCATGGTGGGAATGGACATGACAATGGTCACGGTTGCCAGAAACTTCATGACAATATTCAGATTGTTGGAAATTACAGATGCAAAGGCATCCATCATCCCGCTCAGAATACCGCTGTAAATATTAGCCATCTCAATGGCCTGCTTGTTCTCCACGATAACATCCTCCAAAAGGTCTGTGTCATCGGGATACTGTTTGATCCGTTCCACTTTCAGGAGCTTCTCCAGCACCACCTCATTGGAACGCAGGGACGTGGTAAAGTACACCAGGGATTTTTCCAATTCCAGAAGCTCGATCAGCTCCTGGTTTCTGGTTGAGGCGTGAAGCTTCTCCTCCACTTCCTCACTCTTTTTATCTATGATGCGCAGATAATGCAGGAACATACTGGCATTGTTGTAAAGGATCTGCAGGATAAATCTGGTCTTCATATAAGTATAGAAGTTGCGCACACGGCCGTCCATGAACTTTCCAAGTACAGAGGTATCCTCCAGACACACCGTGAAGATCATCTCATTTGTCACAATGATCGACAGAGGGATGGTCCCAAACCAATCCTTGTCCCCCCGTTCTTCAATGATAGGGGTGTCAACCAGGATAAGCGTGTAATTGTCCTCCACCTCGATTCGGGAACGCTCTTCCTCATCCAGCGGCGCCCGCAAATCATCCACTTCTATTCCGTATTTGTTGGAAATTTCAAAAATCTCTGTTGCCGTGGGATCCGTGAGGGCAACCCAGCATCCCTCCGCAGCTTCCTCCACCTGATGCATTTTTCCGTCTATTGTTTTAAAAATTCTGATCATGTTATCTCCCTTCACGCCCCATAAACGGGCGCAAAGGTGTCAGACATGCCTGCCTATGGGGTTTCTACTCTTTATTTTATTGTCTTGATTCGATTTCCCGGGACAAGGCCCACCTTCCATGATAACACTTCCTTTCTTTTATTCTTCCTCACATTTGTGGAAGATAATACTGTTTGGTGT includes the following:
- a CDS encoding magnesium transporter CorA family protein, which translates into the protein MIRIFKTIDGKMHQVEEAAEGCWVALTDPTATEIFEISNKYGIEVDDLRAPLDEEERSRIEVEDNYTLILVDTPIIEERGDKDWFGTIPLSIIVTNEMIFTVCLEDTSVLGKFMDGRVRNFYTYMKTRFILQILYNNASMFLHYLRIIDKKSEEVEEKLHASTRNQELIELLELEKSLVYFTTSLRSNEVVLEKLLKVERIKQYPDDTDLLEDVIVENKQAIEMANIYSGILSGMMDAFASVISNNLNIVMKFLATVTIVMSIPTMIFSAYGMNVNTSGMPFAGSPYGFVIVIVLSLVLSLLVALIFSKKNLF
- a CDS encoding response regulator transcription factor; translated protein: MLRIIIADDERIIRETISRLIDWESLGIQIVGLCKNGLEAYDAIIDEYPDIVLTDIKMPGLSGLDLIEKLTQTHERIQFILLSGYGEFEYAKKAMRYGIKHYLLKPCNEQQIIDAVEDVKHELLKDPLESIPKSFEKTLFHSLMAEGIFCGGQIPELSDSYVNYLDFQNTPYSIHYLYFLEEKNLLECTYLIDEYMAVKCIGMLYHILYVKNTLLILIKGWEENKPSLFEFIDGLHFDSQTVQTTHRQDQYPNLESLFCILIQKLRRYDRIYYIDGCKKIPIYNYSCCLENLSDVCSRYWEKGMDSTALKSALEELFSSIQERDFLVYLLTKILIRQGQYLSGQVSLIVTELLLHVNEAKTVPEITALFFRNFDTFFPAASVSAYKPFIEKLLAYTEEHLSDPNLSLKWLSENYLYMNVDYVSKQFSRQTGEKFSNYLNKLRINRAKSLLIDCDTEKIYTIAEQVGCGNNPQYFSQLFKKYAKMTPTEYMKKMAGK
- the pyk gene encoding pyruvate kinase, with translation MRKTKIVCTMGPNTDKKATMKALVRHGMDVARFNFSHGDYEEQRNRMNLLKNVREELDKPVAILLDTKGPEIRTGVLEDGKKVTLTEGADFTLYMEEMVGNEKGCSITYPGLAREVKPGNKILIDDGLIELDVKVVKRDHIVCTVANGGELGEKKGVNVPNVRVKLPAITEKDKQDVIFGIQQDIDFIAASFIRNAAGIKEIRKILHEHHAEQISIIAKIENAEGVENIDEIIAAADGIMVARGDLGVEIPAQEVPYIQKLIIKKCNENYKPVITATQMLDSMIRNPRPTRAEVADVANAIYDGTDAVMLSGETAAGKYPVEALTMMDEIAEDTEKHVDYDKYIQHRTMYKQTLVSSAIGIASVRTARNIDADCIITPTMSGKTARLVSSFRPTMPIYAITPNEFVQHKMQLYWGVKPLKGNTKDTTENILTSAMETVKRKRLVKKGQLAVFTAGDPATNSRKDEQNVTNMLHVIEVK